A section of the Tamandua tetradactyla isolate mTamTet1 chromosome 4, mTamTet1.pri, whole genome shotgun sequence genome encodes:
- the NIT1 gene encoding deaminated glutathione amidase isoform X4 → MPNQLLSLLLCPGLRIPRLSVLCTQPRPRAMAISSSSWELPLVAVCQVTSTPDKQQNFKMCAELVREAARLGACLAFLPEAFDFIARDPAETLRLSEPLGGNLVGEYTQLARECGLWLSLGGFHERGQDWEQTQKIYNCHVLLNNKGSVVATYRKTHLCDVEIPGQGPMHESNSTTPGPSLESPISTPAGKIGLAICYDLRFPELSLALAQAGAEILTYPSAFGSVTGPAHWEVLLRARAIETQCYVVAAAQCGRHHETRSSYGHSMVVDPWGTVVARCSEGPGLCLARIDLNYLRQLRQHLPVFQHRRPDLYGNLGHPSS, encoded by the exons GCCCAGAGCCATGGccatctcctcttcctcctgggaACTGCCTCTGGTGGCTGTGTGTCAGGTAACATCAACACCAGACAAGCAACAGAACTTTAAAATGTGTGCTGAGCTGGTTCGAGAGGCTGCCAGACTGGGTGCTTGCCTGGCTTTCCTGCCTGAGGCATTTGACTTCATTGCACGGGACCCTGCAGAGACACTACGCCTGTCTGAGCCACTGGGTGGGAACCTTGTGGGAGAATATACCCAGCTTGCCAG GGAATGTGGACTCTGGCTGTCCTTGGGTGGTTTTCATGAGCGTGGCCAAGACTGGGAGCAGACTCAGAAAATCTACAATTGTCATGTGCTTCTGAACAACAAGG GGTCAGTGGTAGCCACTTACAGAAAGACACATCTGTGTGATGTAGAGATTCCAGGGCAGGGGCCCATGCATGAGAGTAACTCTACCACACCTGGACCCAGCCTTGAGTCACCTATCAGTACACCAGCAGGCAAG ATTGGTCTAGCTATCTGCTATGACCTGCGGTTCCCTGAACTCTCCCTGGCATTGGCTCAGGCTGGAGCAGAAATACTTACCTACCCTTCAGCTTTTGGATCTGTTACAGGCCCAGCCCACTGGGAG GTGCTGCTGCGAGCCCGTGCCATTGAAACCCAGTGCTATGTAGTGGCAGCAGCACAATGTGGGCGCCACCATGAGACAAGATCAAGTTATGGCCACAGCATGGTGGTGGATCCCTGGGGAACAGTGGTGGCACGCTGCTCTGAGGGGCCAGGTCTCTGTCTTGCCCGAATTGACCTCAACTATCTGCGACAGTTACGCCAACACCTGCCTGTCTTCCAGCACCGCAGGCCTGACCTCTATGGCAATCTGGGTCACCCATCATCTTAA
- the NIT1 gene encoding deaminated glutathione amidase isoform X3 gives MLGFIIRPNQLLSLLLCPGLRIPRLSVLCTQPRPRAMAISSSSWELPLVAVCQVTSTPDKQQNFKMCAELVREAARLGACLAFLPEAFDFIARDPAETLRLSEPLGGNLVGEYTQLARECGLWLSLGGFHERGQDWEQTQKIYNCHVLLNNKGSVVATYRKTHLCDVEIPGQGPMHESNSTTPGPSLESPISTPAGKIGLAICYDLRFPELSLALAQAGAEILTYPSAFGSVTGPAHWEVLLRARAIETQCYVVAAAQCGRHHETRSSYGHSMVVDPWGTVVARCSEGPGLCLARIDLNYLRQLRQHLPVFQHRRPDLYGNLGHPSS, from the exons GCCCAGAGCCATGGccatctcctcttcctcctgggaACTGCCTCTGGTGGCTGTGTGTCAGGTAACATCAACACCAGACAAGCAACAGAACTTTAAAATGTGTGCTGAGCTGGTTCGAGAGGCTGCCAGACTGGGTGCTTGCCTGGCTTTCCTGCCTGAGGCATTTGACTTCATTGCACGGGACCCTGCAGAGACACTACGCCTGTCTGAGCCACTGGGTGGGAACCTTGTGGGAGAATATACCCAGCTTGCCAG GGAATGTGGACTCTGGCTGTCCTTGGGTGGTTTTCATGAGCGTGGCCAAGACTGGGAGCAGACTCAGAAAATCTACAATTGTCATGTGCTTCTGAACAACAAGG GGTCAGTGGTAGCCACTTACAGAAAGACACATCTGTGTGATGTAGAGATTCCAGGGCAGGGGCCCATGCATGAGAGTAACTCTACCACACCTGGACCCAGCCTTGAGTCACCTATCAGTACACCAGCAGGCAAG ATTGGTCTAGCTATCTGCTATGACCTGCGGTTCCCTGAACTCTCCCTGGCATTGGCTCAGGCTGGAGCAGAAATACTTACCTACCCTTCAGCTTTTGGATCTGTTACAGGCCCAGCCCACTGGGAG GTGCTGCTGCGAGCCCGTGCCATTGAAACCCAGTGCTATGTAGTGGCAGCAGCACAATGTGGGCGCCACCATGAGACAAGATCAAGTTATGGCCACAGCATGGTGGTGGATCCCTGGGGAACAGTGGTGGCACGCTGCTCTGAGGGGCCAGGTCTCTGTCTTGCCCGAATTGACCTCAACTATCTGCGACAGTTACGCCAACACCTGCCTGTCTTCCAGCACCGCAGGCCTGACCTCTATGGCAATCTGGGTCACCCATCATCTTAA